One Elaeis guineensis isolate ETL-2024a chromosome 10, EG11, whole genome shotgun sequence genomic window carries:
- the LOC105053001 gene encoding uncharacterized protein isoform X1: MLSPGLREFQENLTAHLTPWHRSFQFWIRAADIYTTYKVCQFRAGFVKDAEKREAMWERQHELAADKMYSLCSDLGGLFLKYASLCESNFSSNQCSTIWDFHQAAQILGKPDLAPAAWVRRLVTLCDKAPVTPFEVVCSILEKELGQTFTKMFESFDAEPIGSASIAQVHRARLRCEKTDVAVKVQHPGVQQLMMIDIHNVQAFVLFLQKTDIKFDLFSLTKEVEKQVGYEFDFLREAEAMERIRHSFHANNKKVPVLVPHVIRDMVTRNVVVMEFINGIPIMNLGDEIAKRGIDPRGKLAAVAKQKILKNLTLAYGQMILRDGFFHADPHPGNILICKDSEVSLLDYGQVKQLPDDLRLGYANLVLALADKDPSRATQSYKELGIETLSTCADEEKELFELAVRMFDTKLPPGVTMISPFCEGSSLNKVAVQNFPEELFSVLKTMQLLRGLSVGLGINYSCAEQWRPIAEEALFRAGRLKGVLIITQHCCFQKCWQSTETWLLETNV, translated from the exons ATGCTTTCTCCCGGGCTTCGAGAGTTCCAAGAAAACCTCACCGCCCACCTCACCCCTTGGCACCGCTCGTTCCAGTTCTGGATCCGCGCCGCCGACATCTACACCACCTACAag GTTTGCCAGTTTCGGGCGGGATTCGTGAAGGATGCGGAGAAGAGGGAAGCAATGTGGGAGAGGCAGCACGAGCTCGCTGCGGATAAGATGTATTCCCTCTGCTCCGACCTCGGTGGGCTCTTTCTCAAG TATGCTTCTTTGTGTGAAAGCAATTTCTCTAGCAATCAATGTTCAACAATATGGGATTTTCATCAGGCTGCTCAAATTCTGGGGAAACCTGATTTGGCCCCAGCTGCTTGGGTAAGAAGACTAGTTACTTTATGTGACAAGGCTCCTGTAACCCCATTTGAAGTGGTCTGCAGTATATTGGAGAAGGAGTTGGGGCAGACTTTTACCAAAATGTTTGAAAGCTTTGATGCTGAGCCCATTGGATCTGCTTCAATTGCACAG GTTCATCGGGCAAGACTGAGATGTGAAAAGACTGATGTTGCTGTTAAG GTGCAACATCCTGGAGTTCAACAGCTGATGATGATTGATATCCACAATGTGCAAGCATTTGTCTTGTTTTTGCAAAAGACAGACATCAAATTTGATCTATTTTCTCTCACCAAAGAGGTCGAGAAGCAG GTTGGATATGAATTTGATTTTCTGCGAGAAGCCGAGGCCATGGAAAGAATCCGACATTCATTTCATGCTAACAACAAAAAGGTTCCTGTTTTGGTGCCACATGTAATTCGTGACATGGTGACCAG GAATGTCGTAGTAATGGAGTTTATAAATGGAATCCCTATAATGAATCTTGGTGATGAAATAGCAAAAAGGGGCATAGATCCTCGTGGTAAGCTTGCAGCGGTGGCAAAGCA GAAAATCTTGAAAAATCTGACACTAGCATATGGTCAAATGATCTTGAGGGATGGTTTCTTCCATGCAGATCCACATCCAGGAAATATCCTTATCTGCAAGGACTCAGAG GTTTCTTTACTCGATTATGGGCAAGTGAAGCAACTTCCTGATGACTTGAGGCTTGGATATGCAAATCTTGTTCTTGCACTTGCTGACAAAGACCCTTCAAGGGCTACACAGAGTTACAA GGAGCTGGGAATAGAAACATTGAGTACATGTGCTGATGAAGAAAAGGAACTGTTTGAATTAGCTGTAAGAATGTTTGATACTAAACTTCCACCAGGAGTAACTATGATTTCACCATTTTGCGAAGGTTCTTCCTTAAATAAAGTCGCTGTCCAG AATTTTCCGGAGGAGCTTTTTTCCGTTCTAAAAACAATGCAGCTTTTAAGAGGACTTAGTGTAGGGCTGGGCATCAACTACTCCTGTGCAGAACAATGGAGACCCATTGCAGAAGAAGCTCTCTTCAGGGCTGGAAGACTAAAAGGTGTTTTGATTATCACGCAGCACTGTTGCTTCCAAAAATG TTGGCAAAGCACGGAGACGTGGCTTCTTGAGACAAATGTTTAG
- the LOC105053001 gene encoding uncharacterized protein isoform X2, producing MLSPGLREFQENLTAHLTPWHRSFQFWIRAADIYTTYKVCQFRAGFVKDAEKREAMWERQHELAADKMYSLCSDLGGLFLKYASLCESNFSSNQCSTIWDFHQAAQILGKPDLAPAAWVRRLVTLCDKAPVTPFEVVCSILEKELGQTFTKMFESFDAEPIGSASIAQVHRARLRCEKTDVAVKVQHPGVQQLMMIDIHNVQAFVLFLQKTDIKFDLFSLTKEVEKQVGYEFDFLREAEAMERIRHSFHANNKKVPVLVPHVIRDMVTRNVVVMEFINGIPIMNLGDEIAKRGIDPRGKLAAVAKQKILKNLTLAYGQMILRDGFFHADPHPGNILICKDSEVSLLDYGQVKQLPDDLRLGYANLVLALADKDPSRATQSYKELGIETLSTCADEEKELFELAVRMFDTKLPPGVTMISPFCEGSSLNKVAVQNFPEELFSVLKTMQLLRGLSVGLGINYSCAEQWRPIAEEALFRAGRLKVGKARRRGFLRQMFRRKREYDWCTI from the exons ATGCTTTCTCCCGGGCTTCGAGAGTTCCAAGAAAACCTCACCGCCCACCTCACCCCTTGGCACCGCTCGTTCCAGTTCTGGATCCGCGCCGCCGACATCTACACCACCTACAag GTTTGCCAGTTTCGGGCGGGATTCGTGAAGGATGCGGAGAAGAGGGAAGCAATGTGGGAGAGGCAGCACGAGCTCGCTGCGGATAAGATGTATTCCCTCTGCTCCGACCTCGGTGGGCTCTTTCTCAAG TATGCTTCTTTGTGTGAAAGCAATTTCTCTAGCAATCAATGTTCAACAATATGGGATTTTCATCAGGCTGCTCAAATTCTGGGGAAACCTGATTTGGCCCCAGCTGCTTGGGTAAGAAGACTAGTTACTTTATGTGACAAGGCTCCTGTAACCCCATTTGAAGTGGTCTGCAGTATATTGGAGAAGGAGTTGGGGCAGACTTTTACCAAAATGTTTGAAAGCTTTGATGCTGAGCCCATTGGATCTGCTTCAATTGCACAG GTTCATCGGGCAAGACTGAGATGTGAAAAGACTGATGTTGCTGTTAAG GTGCAACATCCTGGAGTTCAACAGCTGATGATGATTGATATCCACAATGTGCAAGCATTTGTCTTGTTTTTGCAAAAGACAGACATCAAATTTGATCTATTTTCTCTCACCAAAGAGGTCGAGAAGCAG GTTGGATATGAATTTGATTTTCTGCGAGAAGCCGAGGCCATGGAAAGAATCCGACATTCATTTCATGCTAACAACAAAAAGGTTCCTGTTTTGGTGCCACATGTAATTCGTGACATGGTGACCAG GAATGTCGTAGTAATGGAGTTTATAAATGGAATCCCTATAATGAATCTTGGTGATGAAATAGCAAAAAGGGGCATAGATCCTCGTGGTAAGCTTGCAGCGGTGGCAAAGCA GAAAATCTTGAAAAATCTGACACTAGCATATGGTCAAATGATCTTGAGGGATGGTTTCTTCCATGCAGATCCACATCCAGGAAATATCCTTATCTGCAAGGACTCAGAG GTTTCTTTACTCGATTATGGGCAAGTGAAGCAACTTCCTGATGACTTGAGGCTTGGATATGCAAATCTTGTTCTTGCACTTGCTGACAAAGACCCTTCAAGGGCTACACAGAGTTACAA GGAGCTGGGAATAGAAACATTGAGTACATGTGCTGATGAAGAAAAGGAACTGTTTGAATTAGCTGTAAGAATGTTTGATACTAAACTTCCACCAGGAGTAACTATGATTTCACCATTTTGCGAAGGTTCTTCCTTAAATAAAGTCGCTGTCCAG AATTTTCCGGAGGAGCTTTTTTCCGTTCTAAAAACAATGCAGCTTTTAAGAGGACTTAGTGTAGGGCTGGGCATCAACTACTCCTGTGCAGAACAATGGAGACCCATTGCAGAAGAAGCTCTCTTCAGGGCTGGAAGACTAAAAG TTGGCAAAGCACGGAGACGTGGCTTCTTGAGACAAATGTTTAGAAGAAAGAGGGAATATGACTGGTGtacaatttaa
- the LOC105053001 gene encoding uncharacterized protein isoform X3, whose amino-acid sequence MLSPGLREFQENLTAHLTPWHRSFQFWIRAADIYTTYKVCQFRAGFVKDAEKREAMWERQHELAADKMYSLCSDLGGLFLKAAQILGKPDLAPAAWVRRLVTLCDKAPVTPFEVVCSILEKELGQTFTKMFESFDAEPIGSASIAQVHRARLRCEKTDVAVKVQHPGVQQLMMIDIHNVQAFVLFLQKTDIKFDLFSLTKEVEKQVGYEFDFLREAEAMERIRHSFHANNKKVPVLVPHVIRDMVTRNVVVMEFINGIPIMNLGDEIAKRGIDPRGKLAAVAKQKILKNLTLAYGQMILRDGFFHADPHPGNILICKDSEVSLLDYGQVKQLPDDLRLGYANLVLALADKDPSRATQSYKELGIETLSTCADEEKELFELAVRMFDTKLPPGVTMISPFCEGSSLNKVAVQNFPEELFSVLKTMQLLRGLSVGLGINYSCAEQWRPIAEEALFRAGRLKGVLIITQHCCFQKCWQSTETWLLETNV is encoded by the exons ATGCTTTCTCCCGGGCTTCGAGAGTTCCAAGAAAACCTCACCGCCCACCTCACCCCTTGGCACCGCTCGTTCCAGTTCTGGATCCGCGCCGCCGACATCTACACCACCTACAag GTTTGCCAGTTTCGGGCGGGATTCGTGAAGGATGCGGAGAAGAGGGAAGCAATGTGGGAGAGGCAGCACGAGCTCGCTGCGGATAAGATGTATTCCCTCTGCTCCGACCTCGGTGGGCTCTTTCTCAAG GCTGCTCAAATTCTGGGGAAACCTGATTTGGCCCCAGCTGCTTGGGTAAGAAGACTAGTTACTTTATGTGACAAGGCTCCTGTAACCCCATTTGAAGTGGTCTGCAGTATATTGGAGAAGGAGTTGGGGCAGACTTTTACCAAAATGTTTGAAAGCTTTGATGCTGAGCCCATTGGATCTGCTTCAATTGCACAG GTTCATCGGGCAAGACTGAGATGTGAAAAGACTGATGTTGCTGTTAAG GTGCAACATCCTGGAGTTCAACAGCTGATGATGATTGATATCCACAATGTGCAAGCATTTGTCTTGTTTTTGCAAAAGACAGACATCAAATTTGATCTATTTTCTCTCACCAAAGAGGTCGAGAAGCAG GTTGGATATGAATTTGATTTTCTGCGAGAAGCCGAGGCCATGGAAAGAATCCGACATTCATTTCATGCTAACAACAAAAAGGTTCCTGTTTTGGTGCCACATGTAATTCGTGACATGGTGACCAG GAATGTCGTAGTAATGGAGTTTATAAATGGAATCCCTATAATGAATCTTGGTGATGAAATAGCAAAAAGGGGCATAGATCCTCGTGGTAAGCTTGCAGCGGTGGCAAAGCA GAAAATCTTGAAAAATCTGACACTAGCATATGGTCAAATGATCTTGAGGGATGGTTTCTTCCATGCAGATCCACATCCAGGAAATATCCTTATCTGCAAGGACTCAGAG GTTTCTTTACTCGATTATGGGCAAGTGAAGCAACTTCCTGATGACTTGAGGCTTGGATATGCAAATCTTGTTCTTGCACTTGCTGACAAAGACCCTTCAAGGGCTACACAGAGTTACAA GGAGCTGGGAATAGAAACATTGAGTACATGTGCTGATGAAGAAAAGGAACTGTTTGAATTAGCTGTAAGAATGTTTGATACTAAACTTCCACCAGGAGTAACTATGATTTCACCATTTTGCGAAGGTTCTTCCTTAAATAAAGTCGCTGTCCAG AATTTTCCGGAGGAGCTTTTTTCCGTTCTAAAAACAATGCAGCTTTTAAGAGGACTTAGTGTAGGGCTGGGCATCAACTACTCCTGTGCAGAACAATGGAGACCCATTGCAGAAGAAGCTCTCTTCAGGGCTGGAAGACTAAAAGGTGTTTTGATTATCACGCAGCACTGTTGCTTCCAAAAATG TTGGCAAAGCACGGAGACGTGGCTTCTTGAGACAAATGTTTAG
- the LOC105053001 gene encoding uncharacterized protein isoform X4: MLSPGLREFQENLTAHLTPWHRSFQFWIRAADIYTTYKVCQFRAGFVKDAEKREAMWERQHELAADKMYSLCSDLGGLFLKAAQILGKPDLAPAAWVRRLVTLCDKAPVTPFEVVCSILEKELGQTFTKMFESFDAEPIGSASIAQVHRARLRCEKTDVAVKVQHPGVQQLMMIDIHNVQAFVLFLQKTDIKFDLFSLTKEVEKQVGYEFDFLREAEAMERIRHSFHANNKKVPVLVPHVIRDMVTRNVVVMEFINGIPIMNLGDEIAKRGIDPRGKLAAVAKQKILKNLTLAYGQMILRDGFFHADPHPGNILICKDSEVSLLDYGQVKQLPDDLRLGYANLVLALADKDPSRATQSYKELGIETLSTCADEEKELFELAVRMFDTKLPPGVTMISPFCEGSSLNKVAVQNFPEELFSVLKTMQLLRGLSVGLGINYSCAEQWRPIAEEALFRAGRLKVGKARRRGFLRQMFRRKREYDWCTI; encoded by the exons ATGCTTTCTCCCGGGCTTCGAGAGTTCCAAGAAAACCTCACCGCCCACCTCACCCCTTGGCACCGCTCGTTCCAGTTCTGGATCCGCGCCGCCGACATCTACACCACCTACAag GTTTGCCAGTTTCGGGCGGGATTCGTGAAGGATGCGGAGAAGAGGGAAGCAATGTGGGAGAGGCAGCACGAGCTCGCTGCGGATAAGATGTATTCCCTCTGCTCCGACCTCGGTGGGCTCTTTCTCAAG GCTGCTCAAATTCTGGGGAAACCTGATTTGGCCCCAGCTGCTTGGGTAAGAAGACTAGTTACTTTATGTGACAAGGCTCCTGTAACCCCATTTGAAGTGGTCTGCAGTATATTGGAGAAGGAGTTGGGGCAGACTTTTACCAAAATGTTTGAAAGCTTTGATGCTGAGCCCATTGGATCTGCTTCAATTGCACAG GTTCATCGGGCAAGACTGAGATGTGAAAAGACTGATGTTGCTGTTAAG GTGCAACATCCTGGAGTTCAACAGCTGATGATGATTGATATCCACAATGTGCAAGCATTTGTCTTGTTTTTGCAAAAGACAGACATCAAATTTGATCTATTTTCTCTCACCAAAGAGGTCGAGAAGCAG GTTGGATATGAATTTGATTTTCTGCGAGAAGCCGAGGCCATGGAAAGAATCCGACATTCATTTCATGCTAACAACAAAAAGGTTCCTGTTTTGGTGCCACATGTAATTCGTGACATGGTGACCAG GAATGTCGTAGTAATGGAGTTTATAAATGGAATCCCTATAATGAATCTTGGTGATGAAATAGCAAAAAGGGGCATAGATCCTCGTGGTAAGCTTGCAGCGGTGGCAAAGCA GAAAATCTTGAAAAATCTGACACTAGCATATGGTCAAATGATCTTGAGGGATGGTTTCTTCCATGCAGATCCACATCCAGGAAATATCCTTATCTGCAAGGACTCAGAG GTTTCTTTACTCGATTATGGGCAAGTGAAGCAACTTCCTGATGACTTGAGGCTTGGATATGCAAATCTTGTTCTTGCACTTGCTGACAAAGACCCTTCAAGGGCTACACAGAGTTACAA GGAGCTGGGAATAGAAACATTGAGTACATGTGCTGATGAAGAAAAGGAACTGTTTGAATTAGCTGTAAGAATGTTTGATACTAAACTTCCACCAGGAGTAACTATGATTTCACCATTTTGCGAAGGTTCTTCCTTAAATAAAGTCGCTGTCCAG AATTTTCCGGAGGAGCTTTTTTCCGTTCTAAAAACAATGCAGCTTTTAAGAGGACTTAGTGTAGGGCTGGGCATCAACTACTCCTGTGCAGAACAATGGAGACCCATTGCAGAAGAAGCTCTCTTCAGGGCTGGAAGACTAAAAG TTGGCAAAGCACGGAGACGTGGCTTCTTGAGACAAATGTTTAGAAGAAAGAGGGAATATGACTGGTGtacaatttaa
- the LOC105053001 gene encoding uncharacterized protein isoform X5 produces the protein MLSPGLREFQENLTAHLTPWHRSFQFWIRAADIYTTYKVCQFRAGFVKDAEKREAMWERQHELAADKMYSLCSDLGGLFLKYASLCESNFSSNQCSTIWDFHQAAQILGKPDLAPAAWVRRLVTLCDKAPVTPFEVVCSILEKELGQTFTKMFESFDAEPIGSASIAQVHRARLRCEKTDVAVKVQHPGVQQLMMIDIHNVQAFVLFLQKTDIKFDLFSLTKEVEKQVGYEFDFLREAEAMERIRHSFHANNKKVPVLVPHVIRDMVTRKILKNLTLAYGQMILRDGFFHADPHPGNILICKDSEVSLLDYGQVKQLPDDLRLGYANLVLALADKDPSRATQSYKELGIETLSTCADEEKELFELAVRMFDTKLPPGVTMISPFCEGSSLNKVAVQNFPEELFSVLKTMQLLRGLSVGLGINYSCAEQWRPIAEEALFRAGRLKGVLIITQHCCFQKCWQSTETWLLETNV, from the exons ATGCTTTCTCCCGGGCTTCGAGAGTTCCAAGAAAACCTCACCGCCCACCTCACCCCTTGGCACCGCTCGTTCCAGTTCTGGATCCGCGCCGCCGACATCTACACCACCTACAag GTTTGCCAGTTTCGGGCGGGATTCGTGAAGGATGCGGAGAAGAGGGAAGCAATGTGGGAGAGGCAGCACGAGCTCGCTGCGGATAAGATGTATTCCCTCTGCTCCGACCTCGGTGGGCTCTTTCTCAAG TATGCTTCTTTGTGTGAAAGCAATTTCTCTAGCAATCAATGTTCAACAATATGGGATTTTCATCAGGCTGCTCAAATTCTGGGGAAACCTGATTTGGCCCCAGCTGCTTGGGTAAGAAGACTAGTTACTTTATGTGACAAGGCTCCTGTAACCCCATTTGAAGTGGTCTGCAGTATATTGGAGAAGGAGTTGGGGCAGACTTTTACCAAAATGTTTGAAAGCTTTGATGCTGAGCCCATTGGATCTGCTTCAATTGCACAG GTTCATCGGGCAAGACTGAGATGTGAAAAGACTGATGTTGCTGTTAAG GTGCAACATCCTGGAGTTCAACAGCTGATGATGATTGATATCCACAATGTGCAAGCATTTGTCTTGTTTTTGCAAAAGACAGACATCAAATTTGATCTATTTTCTCTCACCAAAGAGGTCGAGAAGCAG GTTGGATATGAATTTGATTTTCTGCGAGAAGCCGAGGCCATGGAAAGAATCCGACATTCATTTCATGCTAACAACAAAAAGGTTCCTGTTTTGGTGCCACATGTAATTCGTGACATGGTGACCAG GAAAATCTTGAAAAATCTGACACTAGCATATGGTCAAATGATCTTGAGGGATGGTTTCTTCCATGCAGATCCACATCCAGGAAATATCCTTATCTGCAAGGACTCAGAG GTTTCTTTACTCGATTATGGGCAAGTGAAGCAACTTCCTGATGACTTGAGGCTTGGATATGCAAATCTTGTTCTTGCACTTGCTGACAAAGACCCTTCAAGGGCTACACAGAGTTACAA GGAGCTGGGAATAGAAACATTGAGTACATGTGCTGATGAAGAAAAGGAACTGTTTGAATTAGCTGTAAGAATGTTTGATACTAAACTTCCACCAGGAGTAACTATGATTTCACCATTTTGCGAAGGTTCTTCCTTAAATAAAGTCGCTGTCCAG AATTTTCCGGAGGAGCTTTTTTCCGTTCTAAAAACAATGCAGCTTTTAAGAGGACTTAGTGTAGGGCTGGGCATCAACTACTCCTGTGCAGAACAATGGAGACCCATTGCAGAAGAAGCTCTCTTCAGGGCTGGAAGACTAAAAGGTGTTTTGATTATCACGCAGCACTGTTGCTTCCAAAAATG TTGGCAAAGCACGGAGACGTGGCTTCTTGAGACAAATGTTTAG